The DNA region TAGGCATACTTCTCCGAGCAAAGTAAAGTCATCAAAGTAagtttggttgtccataaagcTGAGCCACTCGTCGAACTCTTCACTAGTAGGACTAGGCGTAGGCGAGTTTGATTCAACCAGCTGCGACCACAAATCAAATTCTCCGTTTGTTTCTTCAAATCCGCAAGGAATTTCCGGTTGAGAATGATCAAATGGTTGCAGTTCGGTTGCCTCTTGAGTCGCTCCGCCTGTATTGTGAAACCCGGTTAAGGTGTGAGTCTGAAGAAGCGAGTCTAGTGGTTGCACTGGCAATAACGTTTCGGTTGTTTGAAGAAACGCTGAGGTTATATCATCAAAGTCGTCAAGGTCGAGAAGGAGTTGGATCTCCTGGAGTTCATTAGCCTCATGAAGCTCTGGCTTTTTGTGCATATTTTTGCCGTGGAGATGAGACGAGGAAGGTGAGTCTTGGCTCTCATTATCCCTTGAATTTCCTTCTTCTTGGACGACGGCATAGTTCTTGTTTTGATTTGCTTCTGTGGTTCGATCTTGAGGGCAAGAGATGGATGAATAAGAAGATGAGCGAGATGAGTTGGGAAAGAGTCGTTTCTTGAGATGAGTGTTCCACACGTTTTTTATCTCGTTGTCGGTTCTTCCTGGTAAATAGGACGCGATCTTTGACCACctgatcaaatatatatatgttaaattagtCTATATCGCAAAGCAAGAAAGATGGTAGCTAGCTAGGGATTCGTGTAGACAAACTTGTTTCCAAGGGTTTGATGGAGGTGAATGATGGCACCTTCCTCCTCTTTGCTGAAGTTGCCTCGCTTCACGTCCGGTCTCAGATAGTTTATCCATCTCAGTCTACAACTCTTCCCACACCTCATCAATCCTATCATGCGTTTGATTATTATAACTTCTAACTGTTACTATATAGTATCACTGGAACATGCATGAATATATTGAGAGACTATACTGACCAGCAAGTTTGGGAAGAGATCTCCAGTTGTGATGGCCATGTTTCTGAATGAAAGTGATGAGAGTAAGATCTTCTTTTGGGCTCCATGGCCCTCTCTTTACTTTGCTCTGGTCACAGCATGGTGCTCTTCCTTTCCCCATTCTTAACGTCCCACTTTCGCAATATAATTACAATTAGTGTATATAATTGCTGTGTGTTATGACTTGGTTACCAGGAGTTTATATATGATCATAGATATAAACCCTACGTCAGATGTTATATTTTATGGGGTGTCCACGAGGGGCCCAACTACCATATTATTCACAACATATAAGAGCAGCCACGACGGAGGCTCACAACGAATCTTTAGCGATGAATCATAGATGTATTAGATTAGAATCAtattattatagtcaaatgttCTAAGGATCAGTCTTTAAATAAGGAATTTAAGAATTCAATTATTAGCCGCGTGGCGTTTTGTCATTGGGTGGGTCGAAACATgtgtttcatttaaaaaaaaaatagatctcATTCTCGACTGAAGCCAgccgagaaaaaaaaatttgctctCAACGAGAAAAAAATAGATCTCATTCTCGGAATCATCTTCACGATACGCGTATACATGAACAATTGAAAaatgatttagttgaaaatatTTGGAACAAATTTAGTGATGAAGATTAATAATTATTGTatctttatattaatttatgcaataaataaaagtttaaatttcacatatctaataaaaattaaatttcacttaaaaaaaatattatttttattcctAAGAACTCCTATTTTCACTAGAgtccttaactattcaaaaaaaaaattaaaataaccaTAAAGATTCCAAAAAAGAGTCAACCATTGTGGATGAGCATCATTATTGCTAAATCCTTAACATTGGtccttaatatacatatatgtatatgtatatattatatatgcgtatgtaattgtttgctaaggattttacggaaaccgaaaccgTAAATTCCTTAATTAAGAAActttcggtttcggtttccgtaaagtccttaacaaacaattacatacacatatataacatatacat from Raphanus sativus cultivar WK10039 chromosome 8, ASM80110v3, whole genome shotgun sequence includes:
- the LOC108821965 gene encoding transcription factor MYB72; this encodes MGKGRAPCCDQSKVKRGPWSPKEDLTLITFIQKHGHHNWRSLPKLAGLMRCGKSCRLRWINYLRPDVKRGNFSKEEEGAIIHLHQTLGNKWSKIASYLPGRTDNEIKNVWNTHLKKRLFPNSSRSSSYSSISCPQDRTTEANQNKNYAVVQEEGNSRDNESQDSPSSSHLHGKNMHKKPELHEANELQEIQLLLDLDDFDDITSAFLQTTETLLPVQPLDSLLQTHTLTGFHNTGGATQEATELQPFDHSQPEIPCGFEETNGEFDLWSQLVESNSPTPSPTSEEFDEWLSFMDNQTYFDDFTLLGEVCL